The window AAACTATAGAACAGAGTAATTTTAGCAGTGGAGGCATCATAGAGAACCCAGAAAAAAGAGACTATGGATGGGCAAGACAGTTGGCTTGGGCTTGCTAACATAGCATCAGGCAGAGGAAGCATAGCCTGAGCACCACAGAAAGAACGAATTTAAACTCTCATGTCGTAGCGGTCAATAACTAACTCTGCTTCTCGTCTTGACAGTTATAGTTTTTCTCGagcaatttgtaaaaaaaataataaatataaatgctTAGATTAtgttggtttatttatttattttttcatggctGGGGCATGATGTGATCCTAGAGGCCTGCATAATATCTGTTTTACTACATGGGGACTCTAGCCCATAAGAAGATACTTCATTCTCCAGTATTTCTTAAAATAGCCGCGAGTATTTTTTGGTGGGTTTATACTACATCAAAATGGGTGGATCAAGCCCAAACAAGCTCGTTGAAAACAGCTGCACAATATTTTCTGTCAGCTCAAATTCAGCTCCAAGCCAAGTCCAATACAAGAAGAAATTTTAACGAGAGTCCAGTACACCATGAGCCGACTCACCACCGTGGCGGTGTGGGTTCTCGCAGCAATTTCTCCCAAAATCGTAGTCATAAGACCCAACTCAAGGATCAACTCACTCAAGGTCTTGGACAAGCTGATCTGTGAGCAGGCACTCTAACcaaagatatgatttttttttataaaaaaaaaaacttgaaatgatattatttaaataaaaaaattttgtttcaagGTAAAACCTAGCCTGAGCAAGCAAGGCTGGCTAAGTGTTATAACTATCATGACCATGAACACATTATAATAATTAACCCTCAAACTTGAGTTATGAGTTGCTCGAGTCCACCAGGATCTTTTCATCTTGCTATTTTCCGTTTATTTGTTTCTAATGGAGTCGGTTTTACTGTTTATATAAACAGTAAAACtggttaataaattattttaattgcttagTTAACAATGGTGGTTTTACTGTCTATAAACATATAAACAGGTTTTATATGTTGTAGCATATAGTggttaattcatatataatggttaatatattatttaaatcattCAATTAACAAATATGTGACGTGGCTGCTCAAATTATTTACATTAGAGACTATAGACCGACCTATAATTCCTATGATGATGCAATGGGAGCTTATGGCTGGAAAAGAATCAATTTAGAGAGCCCTCTGTGGCTTCAATGGCAACTAGATCATCGTTAGGTACCTATCATGAGATTTATGAACACTATCTAATAGTAAGTGTGCGtgtgaataaataaattctcTACAAATTTAAACCACTATTGGTCATATTCAAGAAATGGAAGAAGCTATACAAGGTTATTGCCAAGCCTGCTCATACAGTACCTACTCTATTCATACAAGgaaaatatctaaataaatgTCTTATTCTTTTCAATAATCCATATTTGTAGCAATCAAATACTATTCTTACTCCCCAAATTGATTAATGATTGGTTACAAATATCTATGATCTATATTCTCTCTAAATAGAAAGGAATAAagtaataaaagaaacaaaatatcttGCCTATGTATTATTGAAAAATGTATCAACATAAATACAATAGTAAACCCAGCTACAGTCTGACACTAAGATTGATACAAGGATCCCAATGCCGTTAGGTTTAGAAAAGGAAACCAAATTAGCCTCGCATTAGGTCACCATGTCCAACAAGGGGTCGCAGAACAATGCCTTGACAAtccataaattttgatatcCTAAAGCACCTTTTCCTGAGAGACAAGTTTCCCAAGAAAAGCTATGACATAGCATTTGGTTGTTTGTAAAATAGTGGCATGCTGCGTAATTGGGAAGGCTTCTACGATGTGCAAATCATACTGATTctacaaaaattcaatttcaggtGGTACTCCACTTCTATGTCAGTATCATGCTCACCACAACCTACTAACCCTTGATAACATCTCTTACATAAcagttatattatattttaattccttcataaaaaatacactCCAAGTTCATTGCAtcctataaattaattttaagcctAGTATAGATATAGGGTTTACAAATCTGATTCCCTTACAGCCATACTATTATTTATGTGAAAGTTACTGTATCAAAGCGGTGAGGGGCAGTAGGATAGCAGATGTTTCCAACTACAACACCCAAGACTGGCACTGTCCAACAGGTATTAAGATTAAGACATGCGTTTTCTTGGCAATTACAGACCATCCCCTAATCATGCAACTGCTTCTATCTCATTCAAGACACATGTTAGTTTGGTAACCCGGTAGGAAACACTTATGTTGCTTGTTCTTGCCTATGCCTCCATCCAAAATCAGAAACCAGAATATAAGTAACCACACAAAAAGATATCTCaaggaaaaatatttaagcAAAAATATGATCTTCTCAGAGACAACGCATAGAGAAACATCCAAccagcaaaaacaaaacaaagttcAAGCAAACAATCTAAGTTATACTAaagttttttgcttgaaaaagaAATGACTGAGAACCCGAAAAATACTGCATTGTAGCAAGAGAACACAATCTGTGTAACCAGATCATCGCTTCTTGGAGACACCAACAGTCTTTCCCCTACGGCCAGTGGTCTTGGTGTGCTGCCCACGCACTCGGAGACCCCAGTAGTGACGGAGACCACGGTGATTTCTGCAGCAAAAGAATCACACAAGCTAAagtaaaccaaaaaaactaacagaacaaaagaaaaaagtatcTTGTTTTCTCCCCAAAATATCATGTCTAAAGAGAATCATAGCAAACCTGATCTTCTTCAAACGCTCAAGATCATCTCTCAGCTTCATGTCCAATGCATTGGAAACAACCTGGGAGTACTTTCCATCTTTGTAGTCCTTCTGCCTGTTAAGGAACCAGTCTGGAATCTTGAACTGACGAGGATTAGCAACAATTGTCATAAGCTTGTCAAGCTCCTCAGCTGACAGTTCACCAGCTCTACAAACACAGCCACCCAAATGTAAAAAATTGACTAGCATCCATCAACAGCCAGCTATgaataaacccaaaaaattatgCAGCTAAAAAGACTAGAAGAAAGTCAGCAAAAGTTATAAAACCAGCCAGCTCTTCTCTAACGCTCATTTATCAAATTTCTAACCTCCCTCGAACAGTTGCCCAAAAAAAGTTGAagacaattataaattaataaaacatcCTCAAACTTAGTAAAACGGGAATCTATAAAAATCCTCTAACTAAATTTTCCATTTGTTTCACAGTAAGAAAGCAAGCCACCGAGCTTGTAACAAACCATCACTACAACACAAACCGTGATTGAATGATCAAAGGGAGAAACTtctattccaaaaaaaaaagacgagagTGAAATTTCTAAcagattaatatattaaaaaggcGGGAAAAGGTAAAAGGTAAGCACCTCTTGTTCATGTCTACATCGGCCTTCTTGCAGACAATGTTAGCGAAACGACGACCAATACCTTTAATGGATGTAAGAGCAAACATAATCTTCTGTTTGCCATCAACGTTGGTGTTCAAAACACGAAGAATATGTTGGAATTCCTCATTTGCTACCAGCgactaacaatcaaaataattcaatcatGTCAGACTAACTATTTAAGTACATAGATCTAACACACATATGCATAAGGAGAAGAAggcaaggaaagaaaagaaaagagagaggttTCGATGCTTACCATGGCTTTGGGCTAGGGCTTCGGAGCAACGGTTGGTCTTTGGCTAAGCGGCGCCTGTTCTTAGAGTGTGAAGAAGGTGAAGAAGTCCCAAAACCCTAGAGACAGAGACAGCGTGCCGTTATATATAGTTAGCTTCGAGAGAGGAATTTTGCCGTGCTAAAAATGTGTATGGACTGATCTGCCCCTCGTTTATTCATCAACTATCCATTCTTTAATTAGCTGTCAATTAAATGTAAACATAATTTACTTGTAAACTAGCCATTTCACCTGCGATTCCCTGtgtgttatatattttttaaataaaaaatattagatatgcagattttatttatgtgttttttacatAGAAAAAATTTTAGTGTAAAGTAAGAAGTTTATatagatatttaattaaataaatagataattatccaagaaaataaatataaaaaatcattaacaataacttaaagtaaaactaaaaaattaaaagatagatatATAGATCAAGTTATTTGATCACgcatcatgaaatatttatctaattgtatttattaaatttattttttaaaattaactttttattcaagcttgtttaaaagaaataaaaagatgttaacttgtattaactttttaaactcatgactcgggtcacagATTAGAAACActgtaaatgaaaaaattaaaatccaatccCTACCAAATCAAACACTGAaagataaaactagaaaaaaaatcaatcacacaaaaaaatctaaaacaaaaaaaaaatataattaaaagaacaatgGTGAAAAtcgaaataaaaattaaatttgagggcagtatagaattttttattagagagttaaattaaaaagaaaaacaattttagcaaaagggaaaaatttaaaaaaaaattaaaaaaattccataaaCTTTGatggaataaaattgaaaaccaatgagactttaacaaaaaaaaaaccaagaaaaaaattaaaattaaaaaaatcaaaattaaaaaatagaaaaaataatacatgacaAATTGTAATcgaatgactaaattgaaaacaaatgatttttttataaaaatatcaagaataaaaatataaaatataaaaataaaaattgaaatataaaaaacaaaaaggaagcaTGTGTTTTTTAGGGGAGGAGAGAGAATAATGATGAAAattgtaatattaaaaacaaaaaggacgGATATACCTTTTAGaagaggagaggaaaaaaataaaaaaataaaaagaccaacTGCAACAAATTGTTCATTCTTTATCACTACACACCGCATTAAAAGGAAGAGTGTGTTTAGTATTGcagtagctgttgtggttgtggtttgaaaaaaattgttttataaaaagtacttttagttgaggttggtttgaaaaaaataggtgtttggttaaatctatggttgaaattgaggttaaagaaaaagtagtttaatgtgtttggttaaaaatgcttttaaaattgaggttataaaataattttaaaaaatatatattactattgatggttttaaatttaaatattgtagaattaattactcctattacatcatgaaataaaaaatactttataaaaaatactttttattattccactaaactatttataattccattacgtacaaaattcatccgataagaattacagttttcataatttttttagcgtagataaaatattatcaggtataaaattgatattacagtgtgagtaaatttaattaattcattttatactagtatttttttaaaaaaacaaatgttaaaaaaattaacacactgaaaaaaaaaaagaaatttcacgtgaacagtgcaattcgcACTGTTCATATGCTCCattgttcagtgaacagtgtaTCATACagtgttcactgaacagtgtaTCATGGTTAAATTGAGAGCCGCACAAAAAAGTAgcatttttttgctttcaaattGCCTGTGTTTCGCATGCAATTTATTGTGGGACCCATACACAATGAACAACTTTTTTCTCTTAACCAAACATTTGCTCAGTGCGTTTTTAAAGAAACGTAACCTCTACCTCGTAGCCAAACGGGCTCGAAGAAAATGCAACAACACTTCTATAGACATGAAAAACAGGCATGGATGGCTACGAGGAGGCATTGCACGTGCCGTTCAAAAAACATGGGTGCCTCTCACACTCTAACAGCGATTTCTTAAAATGCAACAACACTTCAAAcggcatgaaaaaaaaagcatgaagaaCTACAAGGAGACACTGTACATGTCGTTCAAAAAACACGGGCGCCTTTCACACTCTAGCAGCAACGTTTTTAATCAAGAAATCAATAATTAAgtgttaaaaaactaaaatgccctacattaatatgaaaataaccaAAAGAACACCTATACTCATGCCATATTTGTTTATGATTCGAATGGCAAAAATATCCTTTTACTgtgttctaaaaattaaaagataaaaatagtcattttattattttaataagttaaaaTGCATATACCCCTAACAATTCTTTATTACTGATTAGCAATTGAAAATTGTTGTATCAAGgcaccctatatatatatatatatatatatatatatatatatatttatatattattgtagCAATGAATAGAAGCAGTGATTTCATCACAACTCGTAGAGTTTcggtaattattattttcataataacaagtcaatttttgaaataataaaaacatatttagtttatttatattatttcaaaagtttGACGAGAATAATAACTTACTAATCAAATTTCTCAAAAGTTAGCTGTGATTTATCTAAGAAAAATACATtgggaataaaataaatttataaaattaacgtGTAGATGCAACTTGCCTtggttaaagaagaaaaatgccTTCTCTGATGACATTTTTCACATAGTACCAtagaattcaataattttacatACCAGgggaaatttcttttcttttctctcttatttttaacCACGAAAAACCAATTCCATTCTAGACAGGGAAAAAGACAAGCAGGCGACTGCGTACTAAGAATGACCATTTTATCAACACCTGAAAACAACAGAGCGCAAAGGGGGGATGTTAAGCATGGATCACAGCAAGCAAGGCTCTTTCATAAACTTCAgcaatggaattttttttccatttacgTTAGGCATAGGAGAGGTCAAGATGCACAACCCTCAATTGCATCTAAAATCTAACATGTGACTTAGAAAGTACTGAAGACTTGGACTGCTCTAACTGTACAAAAAGATGTCCTCTATAATGTTAGATGGGCATTTGATTAAGACGACAACCTTTGTCTGTGAACACCTGCCAAAGCTGTCATCAATCATCACCATCAAATGAGGCATCCGAATGCTATATCGGCATCCTAATCAATTACAAAATCGCATAACGCGGTCTGTGAAGAGAACATTCAAGTTCTGCAAGAAAACTTCATCACATTTATCCATGGCCGCCATCCACAAAATGCCATCTTTCTATCGCCAAAAAGAGTATGCCAATCGGAATCAACTAGCCTGATTTGACAAAATTATCACCTCAGGTGCAACGCATGAATTACCATCACCTGAGGCACAGTGCAGGCCAACACCAGGAGCAGAGCTTGAATTGCATAAAGGTTCAGAGGCGCACTGTGTCAAATTAGCAGGCTCGACCTCAGAAACAGAACTGGGGTGCTCTGAAGATTTGGTATTAATCCGAGGCCCATCAGAAATTAAACCTCCATCAGGAGAAAGCGCATCACTTTGAACTGTGTCAGACACTTCTTCAAGGTCATGGACGCCATCCGCATCAACTCCACAAGGGCTCACTATGAGCTCTGTGGCAATACAAGATCCATTACTTCTGCAAGATTGCAGATCTGCTTTTGCAGTGACATCAGAATCTACAGAATTGGAATCAGCAGTAGCCAGGACAACCATTTCCTTCGCACTAGGCCCCTTGCCCTGACAAGAAGTGCTAATATTTTGGTCGACAGGCAATGCCCCACAATGACCATAAACAGCATCTTGCACTTTCTGGGGAACTGTTGTGGTTGTTGATTGAACTATATCACTGGAAATATTGCAGGTAGCGGACTCGTAGTGAACAGCATTGATATCTGAAACTTTAAGTTCGTGCCCAAAAGCAAAGTGCTGGAGTTGACTTGCTATGATTTTTGAAGTGGGCATAGAATCATCATCAAGCGAATCGAGGTTCTGTCTATCGCTGCTATCTTCACCTTTCACTTCACAAGGAACAGTCTCAGTAACCTCCCTGGAAGCACACTGACACTTCCCTTGAGAGTCAGCCGCTTCAGACCCAATAAAAGATACGTCAAACAGCTTGCTTTCGATCTTGGAAACATCATTCTGGTCCTTATGTGTATCCCCTTTCAGCTTCCTCTCACAATCAGAGGTAGCAATGGAACCAGAAACAGCACTCTGATGTTCAGCCACCTCTCTAGTTTGTTCATTGGCATCACACAAAGAAATAGAAACCGCACTCAATTGATCAACAGCTTTGTCCTTGGGACAAGCAGGTAGATTAGTATTTTCACTTGTAACATCAGAAATATCATTCAGGCAATCAGGAAGGGAACCAGATTCAACTGCAGCAGCTTGATCATTTATGTTGCCAGTATGAGGTATACTAATTTCACTAGAACCTTTTAAATCAAATCTCACTGACGAACATTTCTCATCAGAATTACATGATATCTCATCTATGGTATATTGTTCCTTGAGTTCCAAGGATGTCAAACCTGCATGTAtatgtggttttaaaaaaattatcagcgAGATGAGAAACCCAAAAAGTTGCatatgttaatatcaattaaagatttaaaatgGCAGATACCTTCAGTGGGAACCGTATATGCTTCAGCAAACTGATGATCCTTCAACAAAGGTTTTTGTAACATATCAACGCCAGGGAATGCCACCATTTTCATGTACCTCATTTTTTGCTTGCTCAATCCTTCAAGTtgtttaaaaccaaaaacagaAGTCCAGGTTTCCCTTAGCTCAGAGATTGCAGGTATGACCAATTTCTCGACATTTAGAGAGCAGAGAGCCTAATGACAGTTTCagaaaagacaaacaaaaataaacagaaagtAAAATCAGTAAAAAGGGAGACTACAG is drawn from Populus nigra chromosome 5, ddPopNigr1.1, whole genome shotgun sequence and contains these coding sequences:
- the LOC133693739 gene encoding small ribosomal subunit protein uS13z/uS13y/uS13x-like, which translates into the protein MSLVANEEFQHILRVLNTNVDGKQKIMFALTSIKGIGRRFANIVCKKADVDMNKRAGELSAEELDKLMTIVANPRQFKIPDWFLNRQKDYKDGKYSQVVSNALDMKLRDDLERLKKIRNHRGLRHYWGLRVRGQHTKTTGRRGKTVGVSKKR